The sequence CGCTACTGGGCGGAGTTCACCCGGTAACGACGCCGGACGCGCACCCGGAACCGGCCGGCCTCCCCGCGCCGATGCCCCGGGCCGGGTGGCCCGGTCGGCTGCGGCCGCACTCGCGTCTTGAATGAGTCATTCAGGGCGTCGGAGGTCCTGAATGACTCATTCAAGACATCACGGCCCGCCGCGATGCCACCCAGCCGGACTGCCGCTGCAGCGCCGGCGTTCGGAGTACTAGCAGCTAGCCAGGAACCTCGACAGCACCCGCGTCCCGAAGTGCAACCCCTCCACCGGGACCCGCTCGTCCACCCCGTGCGCCATCGCCCGGTACGGGAAGCCCTTCGGCAGCCACAGCGGCGCGAACCCGTAGTTGTCGATCCCCAGCTGCGCGAACGCCTTCGCGTCCGTCCCGCCGCCCAGGCAATACGGCACCACGACGGCTTCGGAATCCTCCGCGCGCAACGCCGACGACATCGCGGAGAACCACGGCGAGTCCACCGGAGCCTGCACCGGCGGCTGGTGCGCGACGAACTCCCGCGTCACCCCTTCGCCCAGCAGCTCGTCCAGCACCGCGAACAACGACTCCTCGGTCCCCGGCAGCACCCGGACGTCGACCTGCGCGGTCGCCGTCGAGGGGATCACGTTCACCTTGTAGCCCGCGTCGAGCATCGTCGGGGTCGTGCTGTTGCGGACCGTCGGCAGCACCAGCGCACCCGCCGGGCCCAGTGCGGCCACCGCCGCGTCCACGGAGTCCGAAGTGGACAGATCCACCGGCACGCCCAGCGCCGCGCCGGTCCGCTCCAGGAACGCCCGTACCGCCGGGGTCAGCGACACCGGCCATGCGTGGGCCGCGATCCGGTGCAGCGCACCGACCAACCGGGTGACGGCGTTCTCGGCGTTCGGGCGCGAGCCGTGGCCCGCGCGGCCGCGGGCGGTCAGGCGCAGGTGGGCGGTGCCGCGCTCGGCCGTCCCCACCGGGTACAGGTGCACGTCGCGGCCGTCGGCGGCCGGCACGTGGTAGGTGTAGCCGCCCGACTCGCTGATCGCCGCGACGCACCCTTCGAACAGCGATGGATGCCGGTCGACCAGCCAGTGCGCGCCCCACTCGCCGCGGTCCTCCTCGTCGGCGACGAACGCCAGCACCAGCTCGCGCCGCGGCCGCACCCCGCCCGCGAGCGCGGCGAGCACCATCGCCACGAAGTCCTTCATGTCGGTCGCGCCGCGGCCCCACAGGTAGCCGTCGCGCACCTCGCCGGAGAACGGCGGCACCGACCAGTCGGCCGCGTCCGCCGGGACGACGTCCAGGTGCCCCTGCACCAGCAACGCCGGCAGCGACGGGTCGGTGCCGGGCACGCGGGCGATCACGCTGGCCCGCCCGGGCGCCGCCTCGAGGATCTGCGAGGGGATGCCGAGGCCGTCCAGGAACGCCGCCACGTACTCCGCCGCCGGCCGCTCCGGGTTGGCGTCGTTGTTCCCGCGGTTGGTCGTGTCGAACCGGATCAGGTCCGCGCACAGCTCGACGACGTCAGCCATAGATGCCCTGCACCGCCCCCGCCGCGATCGCCGTGACGACCTTGAACGCCTTCATCGCCTCGGTCATGTCCGGCGCGTCGAACCCGACCCGCCGGGTGCCGATCTGCTCCACCGTCGGGATCACCGCGGTCGCCTGCGCCAGGTGGCTCGCGTCGAACTCCACCTCGATCCGGTGCGGCCGGACCTGCCGCTCTTCCCGGCCGGCCCGCGCCATCGCGTCGGCCGCCGCGCCGGTCAGCAGCTCCGCCGTGCGCGCCGGCGGCAGGCAGATGGCCGCGTACCGGCTCACGCACTCCTTCACCTGGACCAGCTCCGCCTCCGGAGCGTAATCACGGGCGTCTTCACACGTTTCGTCGTCACCCGAAACGAGCAGGACAGGGACGCCGTACTCCGCGGCCATCGCCGCGTTCAGCCTGCCTTCGCTCGCCGGGACGTCGTCCAGCCACACCCCGGTGATCTGGTTCTCCAGGTAGGTGTGCGAAAGCACCCCGTCGAACCCGGCACCGGCGTGGTAACCCAGGAACACCACACCGTCCACACCGGAATCGATGCCCTGCATCATCGACAGCGGCTTGTGCCGCCCGGTGAGCATCCGCGCCCGCGGGTCGAGGTCCTCCAGCAGCAGGTTCCGCTGCGACGAATGCGCCTCGTTGACCAGCACGTCCGCGGCCCCGGCGTCGAACAGCCCGGCCAGCACGGCGTTGACGTCGCCGGTGAACAACCGCCGGAAGCGGTCCCACTGCGGCGAACCGGGCACGACGTCGTCGGTCCAGGTGACGCCGGTGGCGCCTTCCATGTCCGCCGAGATCATGATGCGCATGACCGGCACTCTAGCCAGGCCCCGCCCGCCACGGGCGCGGAATCCCCGATCACGCAGCGTCACGCGAATCGATCGATAACGATCGGACACCTGCCGAGGCGGCAACATATTGCGCGGTTGTCCCGGTATGTGGTTACTTCTCGTCCTTGGGGAGGCTCACAAGCGAACGATGGGGTGGTTTTTGGTGCAGTTCCAACGCAGACTCGGGCGGTTCGCCCGCGTGGGCGCGGTCGCCGCGGCCGCGACACTGGCGGCGATCCCGCTCGCCGTCCCGGCCCAGGCGCAACAGGGCAAAGTGCTGCGGGTCGCGCTGACCACCGGCATCGACCACCTGAACCCGTTCACCGCCGTGCTCGCCGCCTCGACGCAGATCGGCCGGTTCACCTACGAGTTCCTCACCGTCCCGAACGCCGAGAAGGCCGAGGCCTCGCCCGCGCTCGCCGAATCCTGGACCCCGTCGGCGGACAAGCTGACCTGGACGTTCAAGATCCGCACCGGCGTCAAGTGGAGCGACGGGAAGCCGGTGACCGCCAAGGACGCCGCCTACACGTTCAACCGGATGCTCACCGACGAGAACGCGCGCACCGCCAACGGCAACTACGTGGCCAACTTCGAGACGGTCACCGCGCCCGACGACACCACGCTCGTCATCAAGACCAAGGCCGTGCAGGTCAACATGAACCTGCTCGACGTCCCGATCGTGCCGCAGCACATCTGGGAGCCGGTCACCGACCTCAAGGACCCCAAGACCGACCAGCTGGCCATCGCCGGCGTCTCCGACGGCCCGTACCAGGTCACCGAGTACAAGCCGAACGAGTACGTCAAGTTCAAGGCCAACAAGGACTACTGGCGCGGCGCCCCGAAGGTCGACGAGCTGCAGCTGCTGCAGTTCAAGGACACCGAAGCCGCGGTCAACGCGCTCAAGCAGGGCGAAGTCGACGTCATCAACCGGCTCAACCCCAACCAGTTCGCCGCGCTGCAGGGCCAGGAGGGCATCACCACCAACGCCGCGCCCGGCCGCCGCTACGACGAGCTGGCGATGAACTTCGGCGTCCAGGACAACGCGAACCACCCCATCGGTGACGGAAACCCGGTGCTCAAGGACATCAACGTCCGCAAGGCGATCGCCCAGGCCGTCGACACCCAGGCGATCGTGGACAAGGTGCTCAAGGGCCTCGGCCAGGTCGGCGGCGGCGTCGTGCCCGCCGTCTACAGCGCCTACCACTGGGACCCCAGCGACAGCGAGAAGACCAAGTTCGACCTCGCCGCCGCCAACGCCACCCTCGAGCAGGCCGGCTACAAGAAGGGCCCCGACGGCGTCCGCACCGCCCCGGGCGGCGCGAAGCTGGAACTGCGCCTGACCGGGCACTCCAACCGCAGCTACGACCAGGGCGTCGCCCAGTACGTCAGCGGCTGGCTCAAGGACATCGGCATCACCGTCAAGCAGGACCTGGTCTCCGATGACGAGCTGTCCGACCGCACCGCCACCGGCAAGTACGACCTCGCCATCGGCGGCTACGGCACCAGCCCGGACCCGGACTACGTGCTCTCGCTGCACACCTGCGCCGCGCGGCCCAGCGCCGACGCCAAGGGCGGCAGCACCGACACGTTCTTCTGCGACGCCCAGTACGACGACCTCTACAAGAAGCAGCTGACCGAGACCGACGACGCGAAGCGCGCCGAGTACGTCAAGCAGGCCCAGGCCCGGCTCTACAGCCAGTACCCGACGATCGTCCTGGACTACCAGAACGCGCTCGAGGCCTACCGCTCCGACAAGTTCTCCGGCTTCACCACCCAGCCGCAGCCCAAGGGCGCGATCCTCGAGCAGACCGGCTACTGGGGCGTCTACGGCGCCACGCCGGCCGGCTCCGAGAACGCGAAGGACGCCAACGCCGTCGGCGGCGGCTCGGACAGCACCGTCGTGTGGATCGTCGTCGGCGGCATCGTCGTGGTGGTCCTCGTCATCGGCGGGATCGTCCTGTCCCGCCGGAACAAGACCTCGGAAGACCGCGAGTAGGAATGACCGCCCCCGAACAAGCCGCGGTGCTCGTCGACCCCGACGAGCACCGCGGCGGGACCGGCACCGCCCGGTTCGTCCTCCGGAAGATCATCGAAGCGGTCGTCAGCGTCGTGCTGGTGGTCGTCCTGTTCTTCTTCCTCTTCCGCATGCTGCCCGGCGACCCCGTCGCCGCGATGACCCGCGACCGCGTCACCAGCCCCCAGCAGATCGCCGAACTGCGCGAGAAGATGGGCGTCGACAAGCCCGTCTTCGTCCAGTTCGGCCAGTACTTCTGGAACCTGCTGCACGGCGACCTCGGCGAGTCCCGGCTGCTCAACAACGGCCGCCCGGTCGCCGACATGATCGCCGAACGGCTCTGGCCGACCATCCTGCTCGTCGGCAGCGCCACCATCCTGGCCGTCGTCATCGGCCTGTGGCTGGGCATCCGCGCCGCCTGGCGCCGCGACAGCTTCTTCGACCGCGCCCAGACCGGGATCGCGCTGACCCTCTGGTCGGTCCCGCAGTTCTGGCTCGGCCTGATGCTGCTCGTGGTGACCAACGGCCTGTTCCCCAGCCGCGGCATGCACTCCCCGGACACCGCGCCCGACGTCTTTTCCCAGACCCTCGACGTCCTGCACCACCTGGTGCTGCCGTGCCTGACGCTGCTGGCGGTGTTCTACGCCCAGTACATGCTCATCATGCGGTCGTCGCTGCTGGGGGAGATGAACGCCGACTACCTCACCACCGCCCGCGCCAAGGGCCTGCGCGACGACCTCGTCCGCCGCCGCCACGCCGTTCCCAACGCCCTGCTGCCGACCACCACGCTGGTGTTCATGCAGTTCGGCCAGGTCGTCGCCGGCGCGGTCACCGTCGAAGCGGTGTTCAGCTGGCCCGGGCTCGGGCAGCTGACCTACGACGCCCTGCACGGGCCCGACCTGCCGGTGCTGCAGGGCGTGTTCACCGTGCTCGCGAGCGCCGTGGTGCTGATGAACCTGCTCGCGGAGCTGCTCTACCGCGTGCTCGACCCGAGGGTGCGTACCTCATGACCACCGCAGAGACGCCCCGGCAGATCGCCTGGCACCGCCGGCGCGCGTCGCTCGCCCGGACCTGGCGGGAGTTCGCCGCCCAGCGCACCGCGCTCATCGGGCTGATCCTGCTCGGCGCCACCGTCGTCGTCGCGCTGCTGCTGCCGCTGATCAGCGACCAGAGCGGCCTCGACGTCACCAAGGCCACCGGCGAGCCGCTCGCCCCGCCGAACGGCGACTTCTGGCTCGGCACCGACAACTTCGGCCGCTCGGTGCTGCTGATGACCGTCTGGGGCAGCCGGATCTCCCTGCTCGTCGGGTTCTCCGCCGCGCTGCTGTCGGTGGTCATCGGCACCCTGATCGGCATCACCGCCGCGCACTTCGGCGGCTGGGTGTCGGCGACGCTGCTGCGGTTCACCGACTTCTTCCTGGTCCTGCCTTCGCTGATCCTCGCCATCGCGCTCTCGGCGGTGCTGCCCAAGGGCGTCGGCACGATCATCGTCGCCATCGGCCTCACCGCCTGGCCCAGCACCGCGCGGCTGGTCCGGGCGCAGACGCTGACCATCGAGAGCCGTCCCTACATCGAGCGCGCCCACGCCCTCGGCGGCGGGCACCTGCACGTCATCGGCAAGCACGTCCTGCCCGGTGTGATGCCGCTGGTGCTGGCCAACACGACGCTGGTGGTCGGCAACGCCGTCATCGCCGACGCGACCCTGTCGTTCCTCGGCGTCGGCGACCCCAACTCGGTCACCTGGGGCCTGGTGCTCGAAAGCGCGCTCAACAACGGCGCCATCAGCCGCGGCGCCTGGTGGAACGTGCTCCCGCCGGGCATCGCGATCGTCCTCGTCGTCCTCTTCTTCACCCTGGTCGGCCGGGGACTGGAGACCGTGCTCAACCCGAGGTTGAAGAAGTGACCACCCCGCTGCTGCAGCTCAAGGACCTCAACGTCACCTACGCGGTGGGCGACCAGGAGGTGCCCGCCGTCCGCGGCGTCGACCTGTCCCTCGACCCCGGCGGCACCCTCGGCGTCGCCGGCGAATCCGGCTCGGGCAAGTCCACCGTCGCGATGAGCGTGCTGCGGCTGCTGCCGCGCACCGCGAAGATCACCGGCGAGATCGTCCTCGACGGCGAAGACGTCACCGCCATGAAGTGGGGCCGCCTGCGCGCGGTCCGCTGGGCCGAGGCGTCGGTGGTGTTCCAGGGCGCGATGCACGCGCTCAACCCGGTCCGCAAGATCGGCGAGCAGATCGCCGAGCCGATCCGGCTGCACCCGCCGTCGGGCAAGCCGTTGTCCGACGCCGCGGTCGACGCCCGCGTGGCCGAGCTGCTCACCCAGGTCGACCTGCCCCCTGGCCGGGCCGGCGCCTACCCCCACGAGCTGTCCGGCGGGCAGAAGCAGCGCGTCATGATCGCCATGGCGCTGGCCTGCTCGCCCCGGCTGATCATCGCCGACGAGCCGACCACCGCCCTGGACGTCATCGTCCAGGCCCAGGTCCTCGCGCTGCTCTCGCGGCTGGTCGCCGAGCAGGACATCGGCCTGATCATGATCAGCCACGACCTGTCCGTGCTCGCCGCCACCTGCCAGCGGATCGCCGTGATGTACGACGGGCGGATCGTCGAGGAAGGCCCCAGCGCCGAGGTGATGGGCTCGCCTCGCCACGAACACACCCGAGCGCTGGCCGCGGCGTTCCCGACGGTCGGCGACCCGGTGTCGCGCTTCGCCCCGGCGACCAGCAACCCGCTGCCGCCCGAACCCGCCGACCGGGTGGCGGGTGGCGAGCCGCTGCTGGCCGCGGAGAACCTGCGCGTGTCCTTCCGCGACCGCACCGGCAAGCGCATCGACGCCGTCGCCGGGGTCGACCTCACGGTGTCGCGCGACGAGATCGTCGCACTGGTCGGGCAGTCCGGCTCGGGCAAGACGACGCTCGCCCGGACGCTGCTCGGCCTGCAGAAACCCGACTCCGGCGTGGTCCGCTACGACGGGAAGCCGGTGCCTTCGGGCGGGGCGGGGCTCAAGGCCTACCGGCGGCAGGTCCAGCTGGTGCTGCAGGACCCGACGAGCGCGCTGAACCCGGCCCACACGGTGTACGAGGCCGTCGCGGAGGGCCCGCGGATCCACAAGCTCGCCGACGAGCGCGACGTCGTCCACCGGGCGCTGGAGGCCGCGGAACTGCGGCCCGCGGAAAAGTACGCCGACCGCCTCCCGCACCAGCTCTCCGGCGGCCAGCGCCAGCGCGTCGTCATCGCGGGCGCTTTGGCGCTGGAGCCGTCGGTGGTGGTGGCCGACGAGCCGGTCGCGTCGCTGGACGCGTCGGTGCGCGGCGAGATCCTCGGGCTGCTGCTGCGGCTGCGCCGCGAGCTGGGCCTCGCCGCGCTGGTGATCACCCACGACCTGGGCCTGGCCTGGAACATCGCCGACCGCGTCGCCGTGATGTACCGCGGCGAGCTGGTCGAAACCGGGACGGTGGAACAAGTCCTGCTCGATCCGCACCACGACTACACGAAGTCCCTGCTGGCCGCGCTGCCCGGCGGCACGGCCCAGCGCCGCACCGTCGAAACCTGACCGCGGCCCACGTCTTGAATGAGTCATTCAGGACCTCCGAAGACCTGAATGACTCATTCAAGACACTCAGCACCTGGCTCCACGGCCCGAAACCTGACACTGCGATAACCCCGCTCGAGCGCGGTGTGTAATCTCCGAACGGAAATGGCGACCACCACCGACCCCGCACAGACGCCCTCGGCCGGACTGGCCGAGCGGCTCCGCGTGCCCTCGCGATTCCCGTACCGCACGATCGCGATGGGCACCGTCGGGAGCACCCTGCTCATGCTGGCCGCCTTCGGCGCCGGCGGCATCCTGATCAAGGACCCCGTGCTCGGCCACGGCCCGCTCTCGTGGATCCGCTACGGCCACGGGCGCATGCTCGCCAACGCCGTCCTCTACACCGGCTTCGGCCTGGTCGTGTGGGCGTGGGTCCGCCTCGGCCGCTACGTGCTGGCCGGGCGCATCGGCAGCCGCCCCATCCTGGTCGCGGCCGGCTGCTGGATGGCGCCGCTGCTCATCTCGCCGCCGCTGTTCACCCGCGACGTCTTCTCCTACCTCGGCCAGGGCGCCCAGCTGCTCTACGGGCTCGACCCGTACGCCAACGGCCCCGCCGAGCTCGACGTGCTGCCGAACGTGGTCCAGAACGTCCACCCGCTCTGGCAGACCACCCCGGCGCCGTACGGGCCGCTGTTCCTGCTGATCTCGAAGGGCGTCGTCGCCACCACCGGTGACAACATGATCCTCGGCGTCATCCTGATGCGCGTCGTGCTGCTGGCCGGGCTCGCCGGCACGCTGTGGGCGCTCCCGCGGCTGGTCAAGCACCTCGGCGGCAAGCTCCCGGTCGCGCTCTGGCTCGCGGTGGCCAGCCCGATGATGGTGATCCACCTCTTCGGCGGCCCGCACAACGACCTGATGATGCTCGCCTTCCTCACCATCGGCGTCCTCGCCGCACTGGAACGCAAGCACGTCGTCGCGGTGGTACTGGTGACGATCGGCATGCTGATCAAGCCGACCGCCGCGATCGCCCTGCCGTTCCTCGTCTGGATCTGGGCCAACCACCTCGAAGGCGAGTCGAAGGTCCGCAACTTCCTGCGCGCCGGTGCGGCGTCGGTGGGCCTGTTCCTGCCGGTGTTCGTCGCGGGCACCTGGATTTCCCTCGGCTCGCTGAACATGGGCTGGTGGTCCGGGCTCAAGGCACCCCAGCTGATCGCGAACTGGCTCAACATCCCGACCGGCATCGGCGAGGTGTTCTACAACCTGGTCCACCTCGTCGTGGACGTCCAGGTCTCGCCGTTCGTCACGGTCGCCCGCGCGGCCGGCATGCTCCTGCTGATCGTGTTCGGCGTCCGCCAGTGGTGGCTCGGCCGCGGCGGCGGCACCGAAGCCGTGTACCGGGCGGGCATCTCGCTGCTGGCGGTGGCGATCCTCATGCCGCCGACCCTGCCGTGGTACCTGACCTGGGGTTTCGTGCTCCTGTCGGCGTTCAAGTGGCAGCCGCGGCACCTCGCGCTGGTGGTGGCGGTGTCGGTGTTCGTGACGCTGGTCTACTACCCGACGGGCGAGCAGGCCCTGTACGACTGGTGGTTCATCGCCCTGGTCGTGGTGGCCAGCCTGTACTCGGCGGCCTCGCTGCTGCGCCCGGACCCGCTGGGCATCATCGACGCCTGGCGCCGCCCGGAGAAGTTCCTCCGCGACTAACCGGTCCAGCCACGCCAGGTGTGGACGGTCGTCACCACCACCGCGTGCTCCGGCGGGCGCCCGGCGTACTGCTCGTACTTCGCCACCAGCCACGACACCGGCTCCGCCCGCTCGGCGTCCGGCAGGATCCGCGCGGTGCCGTCCGCCCGCACCCACCACAGCCGCGACCAGTCCTCGGCGTAGCCGTCCGCCAGGAAGCACACCGCCGGGTTCTCCTCGATGTTGCGCAGCCGCCGCAACGACGTCGTCGACTTCGGCTTGTGGTCCACCGCGAACACCACAAGATCACCGCGCACCGCGAACGTCACCGGCACCAGGTGCGGGATCCCCGAAGCCGACACCGTCGCCAGCCGCGCCACCCGGGCCGCGGCGAACCGCGCCCGGGCCTCTTCCGGCGTCATATCAGCGCGGGGGAGTCGAACGTCAACGTCCCCAGGTCCGCGTCCAGGCTCACCTGCACACCCAGCGGCACCGTCGGCGACGACGCCACGTGCCCGAACCCGAACTCCTCGACCACCGGCACCCCCAGCGGCCCCAGCCGGTCCAGCACCAGCCTGCGCACCTCCGCGGGGTCGCCGCACGCCGCCCACGACCCCAGCACGATGCCCCGGACACCGTCGAACCAGCCGCTGCGCAGCAACTGCGTGAACATCCGGTCCAGCCGGTACACGCTCTCCGTCACGTCCTCCAGCAGCACCACCGCGTCCCGCCCCGAACCCGCCTCCGGTGTCCCCAGCCCGGAAGCCAGCAACGACAGGTTCCCGCCCGTCAAAATGCCCGAAGCCCGGCCCGGGACCAGCGCGGTACCACCGCGGACCACGACGTTCCGCTCGGGTTCGAACAGCGCCCGCCGCAGGTGCTCCACCGCGAAGTCGTCGAACAGCACGCTCGCCGGCATCGGGGAGAACAAAGTGGACAGTCCCAAGTGGACGTTCACCGCGCGGTGCAGCGCCGTCACGTCCGACGACCCGGCCAGCACCTTCGGACCCGCGTCCCGCAGCGCCGCCCAGTCCACCAGGTCCAGCATCCGCTGCGCCCCGTACCCGCCGCGCGCCGCCAGGACGCAGCGCACGCCCGGGTCCAGCCACGCCTCGGTGAACTCCGCCGCCCGGGCCGCGTCCGAACCGGACAGATAGGGCGGCGATCCGGGCGAAGCACGCACGCACGGCCCGATCCGCACCTCGACGCCCCAGCCGCTCAGCACAGGCAGCGCCTTCTCCAGCAGGTCCGCCGGCACCGGGCCGGACGGCGCCACCAGCGCCAGCGTGTCGCCGGCCCGCAACCGCGGCGGCCTCACCGCGACAGCTCCAGCCGCGCCACGCCCGGCGTCTCGAAGCCCAGCACCTGGCCGTAGAACGACAGCTCCGCCTCCAGCGCCGCCACGATCGTCTCCGCCTGCCGGAAGCCGTGCTGCTCACCCGGGAACCGCTGGTAGGCGTACGGGATCCCGCGCCCCTCCAGCCCGGCCACGAACCGGTCGGCCTGCTCCGGCGGGCAGATCCGGTCCTCCAGGCCCTGCTGGAACAGCACCGGCCCGGCCAGCGACCCGGCGTTCGCCAGCGGCGACCGGTCGACGTACCGCTGCCGGGCCGAGGGCAGCGGTCCGACCAGCCCGTCGAGGTACCGCGACTCGAAGTCGTGCGTCTCACCGTCGGTGCCGGTCCACCCGGCCAGGTCCAGCACCGGGTACATCACCGTGCCCGCCCGGTACGTCTTCGTCGTGGTCAGCGACGCCGCCGCGGTGAACCCGCCCGCGCTGCCCCCGCGGATCCCGAGCCGGTCGCCGTCGGCGAGCCCGGCCGCCACCAGCGCCTCGGCCACCGCCACGCAGTCGGCCACGTCCACCACGCCCCACTGCTCGCGCAGCCGCTCCCGGTAGGCCCGCCCGAACCCGGTCGACCCGCCGTAGTTCACCGCCGCCACGCCGATGCCGCGGCTGGTGAAGTACGCGATCTCCAGGTCCAGCACCGGGAAGTGCTGCCCGGTCGGCCCGCCGTGGACTTGCACCAGCAACGGCGGCAGCTCACCTTCGGGCGCCGAAAAATCCGGGTTCGCGGGCAGGTACAGCACCACCGGCACGTCGTCGCCGGCCGCCGTCGTGATCACGCGCTCTTCGGGCACCGGCAGGTACTCCGCCGGCAGCTCCGGCTGCGGCGTCAGATCCGTCACGACCGCGCCGGCCAGCTGCACCACCGCGGCTTCGCGCACCGGGCCCGCGGCCACCCCCACGAACCCGTCGCCGAACGCCGCGAACCCCGTCGAGGACCACGCCGTCAGCTCCTCTCCCAGCGGTGTCAGCGAGCCGTCCGCCTCGTCGAGCACCGCCAGCCGGCCGCCCGCCAGCACCGCGTGCCGCCCGCCGCCGAGCGGGACGAACCAGCGCGAACCGACCTTCCACAACGGCCCGCCCAGCTCCCGCGCCACCGGCGCCAGGTTCACCAGCGACCCGTCCAGGCCGACCCGGTGCAGGTTCCACCAGCCGTCCGGGTCCAGCAGCGCCAGCAACGACGCCGGCGTCTCCCACTCGACCTGGCACACCGAAACGTCCGCGCCGCCGGCCAGCACCTCGTGCGGCCCGAACGACCCGTCCTCGGCCACCGGCGCCACGCACAGCTCGGTCCCGTCCCACGGCATCGCCGGGTGGTCCCAGCCGAACCAGGCCGCGTGCCGTCCGTCCGGCGACAGCTTCGCCACGGTCAGGAACCGGTGGCTGGAGGCCAGCACCCGCTCCCCGGCACCGGACAGCGCGATCGCCACCAGCTCCCGCTCGACGTCGGTCGGCCGCGGTCCGGTGGAGCGCTCCCGGACCGCCCACACCTCACCCGGCCGCCCGGCCCGGAGGTCGCCGTACCGGACGCCCTGCGGCTCCGCGGGCTCCGGTGTCAGCGGCACCACACCGGTTTCGCTGAGCGCGTAAACCCGCTGATCCGCCCAGTGCGTGAACACCACCACACCGTCGGTCACCGCCCACGGCCGCCCGCCGTACTCGTGCAGCCGGTTGCGGACGTTCCACGGCGCCGGCAGGACGTCCTCGGTCCCGCCCGGAACGGCCTTCACCAGCGCGACCCTGCCCTGCTCACCGGGCCGCGCCTCGGCCCACCACACCTCGTCCCCGACGACGTCGAGCCACTGCGGGCCGCCACCGGCGGCGGCCACCTCGGCGGCGGTGATGGGCGAGGACCAGGTTCCGTACGGCGAGATCCGAGACACCCCCAGAGGCTAGCGGCCCGCGAAGGTGGGGCGGCGGATGCCGATCATGCGGCGGTGGCCTAGGGTCGACAGTGCTATGTCTCGCGTAATCCACGTCTTCCGCCAGCCGGATCGGTTCGTCGCCGGCACCGTCGGCGAGCCCGGCGATCGCACGTTCTACCTCCAGGCTTCCGAGGACGTGCGCACCATCAGCGTCACCATCGAAAAGCAGCAGGTCGTCGTCCTCGCCGAACGCCTCAGCTCGCTGCTCGAAGAGGTCGCCAGCCGCTTCGGCGCCGACGTACCCGACGACGTCCCCGAGGACCTCGTCGACGTCGACCCCCTCACCGTGCCGGTCGAGGAGGAGTTCCGCGTCGGCACCATGGGCCTGGGCTGGGACGCCGACAGCAGCGCCGTCGTCATCGAGCTGCTCGCCATCACCGAGGGCGAGGTCGACGAAACGGTCGTGCTGGACGACACCGAAGAGGGCCCGGACGCCGTCCGCGTCTTCCTCAGCCCGGCCGCCGCCCGCGCCTTCGCCGAGCGCGCCGACCGCGTCGTCAACGCCGGCCGCAAGCCGTGCCCGCTGTGCGCGGAGCCGCTCGACCCGGCCGGCCACATCTGCCCCCGGCAGAACGGCTACCGGCGCGAGACCGACGCGGGCGAAGACTGACCATGGCCACCACCCCCGCCGAGCAGCCCGACCCCGCCGACCCGGCGTCCCGCGAGCTGGTCACCCACGGCCGCATCGACGTCGAAGGCCGGCTGGTGGACGCCTCCAACGTCACGCTGTTCTGCG is a genomic window of Amycolatopsis lexingtonensis containing:
- the nikE gene encoding nickel ABC transporter ATP-binding protein NikE; translated protein: MTTPLLQLKDLNVTYAVGDQEVPAVRGVDLSLDPGGTLGVAGESGSGKSTVAMSVLRLLPRTAKITGEIVLDGEDVTAMKWGRLRAVRWAEASVVFQGAMHALNPVRKIGEQIAEPIRLHPPSGKPLSDAAVDARVAELLTQVDLPPGRAGAYPHELSGGQKQRVMIAMALACSPRLIIADEPTTALDVIVQAQVLALLSRLVAEQDIGLIMISHDLSVLAATCQRIAVMYDGRIVEEGPSAEVMGSPRHEHTRALAAAFPTVGDPVSRFAPATSNPLPPEPADRVAGGEPLLAAENLRVSFRDRTGKRIDAVAGVDLTVSRDEIVALVGQSGSGKTTLARTLLGLQKPDSGVVRYDGKPVPSGGAGLKAYRRQVQLVLQDPTSALNPAHTVYEAVAEGPRIHKLADERDVVHRALEAAELRPAEKYADRLPHQLSGGQRQRVVIAGALALEPSVVVADEPVASLDASVRGEILGLLLRLRRELGLAALVITHDLGLAWNIADRVAVMYRGELVETGTVEQVLLDPHHDYTKSLLAALPGGTAQRRTVET
- the mptB gene encoding polyprenol phosphomannose-dependent alpha 1,6 mannosyltransferase MptB; this encodes MATTTDPAQTPSAGLAERLRVPSRFPYRTIAMGTVGSTLLMLAAFGAGGILIKDPVLGHGPLSWIRYGHGRMLANAVLYTGFGLVVWAWVRLGRYVLAGRIGSRPILVAAGCWMAPLLISPPLFTRDVFSYLGQGAQLLYGLDPYANGPAELDVLPNVVQNVHPLWQTTPAPYGPLFLLISKGVVATTGDNMILGVILMRVVLLAGLAGTLWALPRLVKHLGGKLPVALWLAVASPMMVIHLFGGPHNDLMMLAFLTIGVLAALERKHVVAVVLVTIGMLIKPTAAIALPFLVWIWANHLEGESKVRNFLRAGAASVGLFLPVFVAGTWISLGSLNMGWWSGLKAPQLIANWLNIPTGIGEVFYNLVHLVVDVQVSPFVTVARAAGMLLLIVFGVRQWWLGRGGGTEAVYRAGISLLAVAILMPPTLPWYLTWGFVLLSAFKWQPRHLALVVAVSVFVTLVYYPTGEQALYDWWFIALVVVASLYSAASLLRPDPLGIIDAWRRPEKFLRD
- a CDS encoding TIGR03668 family PPOX class F420-dependent oxidoreductase — protein: MTPEEARARFAAARVARLATVSASGIPHLVPVTFAVRGDLVVFAVDHKPKSTTSLRRLRNIEENPAVCFLADGYAEDWSRLWWVRADGTARILPDAERAEPVSWLVAKYEQYAGRPPEHAVVVTTVHTWRGWTG
- a CDS encoding S66 peptidase family protein; translated protein: MRPPRLRAGDTLALVAPSGPVPADLLEKALPVLSGWGVEVRIGPCVRASPGSPPYLSGSDAARAAEFTEAWLDPGVRCVLAARGGYGAQRMLDLVDWAALRDAGPKVLAGSSDVTALHRAVNVHLGLSTLFSPMPASVLFDDFAVEHLRRALFEPERNVVVRGGTALVPGRASGILTGGNLSLLASGLGTPEAGSGRDAVVLLEDVTESVYRLDRMFTQLLRSGWFDGVRGIVLGSWAACGDPAEVRRLVLDRLGPLGVPVVEEFGFGHVASSPTVPLGVQVSLDADLGTLTFDSPALI
- a CDS encoding prolyl oligopeptidase family serine peptidase, producing the protein MSRISPYGTWSSPITAAEVAAAGGGPQWLDVVGDEVWWAEARPGEQGRVALVKAVPGGTEDVLPAPWNVRNRLHEYGGRPWAVTDGVVVFTHWADQRVYALSETGVVPLTPEPAEPQGVRYGDLRAGRPGEVWAVRERSTGPRPTDVERELVAIALSGAGERVLASSHRFLTVAKLSPDGRHAAWFGWDHPAMPWDGTELCVAPVAEDGSFGPHEVLAGGADVSVCQVEWETPASLLALLDPDGWWNLHRVGLDGSLVNLAPVARELGGPLWKVGSRWFVPLGGGRHAVLAGGRLAVLDEADGSLTPLGEELTAWSSTGFAAFGDGFVGVAAGPVREAAVVQLAGAVVTDLTPQPELPAEYLPVPEERVITTAAGDDVPVVLYLPANPDFSAPEGELPPLLVQVHGGPTGQHFPVLDLEIAYFTSRGIGVAAVNYGGSTGFGRAYRERLREQWGVVDVADCVAVAEALVAAGLADGDRLGIRGGSAGGFTAAASLTTTKTYRAGTVMYPVLDLAGWTGTDGETHDFESRYLDGLVGPLPSARQRYVDRSPLANAGSLAGPVLFQQGLEDRICPPEQADRFVAGLEGRGIPYAYQRFPGEQHGFRQAETIVAALEAELSFYGQVLGFETPGVARLELSR